One Bartonella kosoyi DNA segment encodes these proteins:
- a CDS encoding DMT family transporter — translation MQRGGYYSLIGIALALTAALSYSAYGLLSKRYLKNLPLLTSLAWITTISAVSFMPLFIFDPAPVLYLKLEDIFKILILGTVCSAPVYVLYQKVLAEGGVLYANTIGVLSPFAVVACEWIIGSSTSLNVIKIIAMIMAIIGMTLLFIDASKVSGWQEKRRTQNSKFNEETK, via the coding sequence GTGCAGAGGGGGGGATATTACAGCCTCATAGGAATAGCTCTTGCTTTAACAGCAGCACTTTCTTACTCTGCTTATGGCTTATTGTCTAAACGTTATCTTAAAAATTTACCTTTGCTCACCTCACTGGCTTGGATCACGACAATTTCTGCAGTGTCATTTATGCCATTATTCATTTTTGATCCTGCTCCAGTCTTATATCTTAAGTTAGAAGATATATTTAAGATATTGATTTTAGGAACTGTTTGCTCAGCGCCAGTTTACGTATTGTACCAAAAAGTTTTAGCTGAAGGAGGCGTATTATACGCCAACACTATTGGCGTATTATCTCCTTTTGCAGTCGTTGCATGTGAATGGATAATCGGCTCAAGCACCTCTCTCAATGTTATCAAAATAATTGCTATGATAATGGCTATTATAGGAATGACACTCTTATTTATAGATGCATCAAAGGTATCTGGATGGCAAGAAAAACGTCGTACCCAAAATTCCAAATTTAATGAGGAAACAAAATGA
- a CDS encoding ATP-grasp domain-containing protein, with protein sequence MLAKNSTELPDLVKAVWNVQHKDMARFNDKNKPLGLVVEQYLPGKEFVVECFVDTAGVHVLAVGDKGQPEGPWFEETIYRQRCDRDDPLVIALCEVACSGVKALGINMGAAHVELRLDANNLPYIIEIGARIGGSGVSHFIVEQGTGVSFAKLCMKAALAEQNPTLPDILPAKKVAANYIIPLHGYGRFCGFSGLDKVAQHPQTTRTIIFFEPDHISLPPPAFGGYPGFIFSVHASDQEAHDYHKWLDDTLSILWKNHIDQ encoded by the coding sequence ATGTTAGCTAAAAATTCCACCGAACTTCCTGATCTCGTCAAAGCGGTATGGAATGTTCAGCATAAAGACATGGCACGTTTTAACGATAAAAATAAACCTTTAGGTTTAGTCGTAGAACAGTATTTGCCAGGAAAAGAATTTGTCGTAGAATGCTTTGTGGATACAGCAGGTGTGCATGTTTTAGCCGTTGGCGACAAAGGACAACCTGAAGGACCATGGTTTGAGGAAACAATTTATCGTCAACGCTGTGATAGAGATGATCCTCTCGTTATTGCTTTATGTGAGGTTGCATGCTCGGGCGTTAAAGCTCTTGGTATAAATATGGGTGCTGCCCACGTAGAGCTACGCCTCGATGCCAATAACTTACCTTATATCATTGAGATTGGAGCTCGTATAGGTGGATCGGGGGTCTCCCATTTTATTGTGGAGCAAGGTACAGGGGTTTCATTTGCAAAACTCTGTATGAAAGCCGCTTTAGCTGAACAAAACCCCACCCTTCCCGATATACTCCCAGCTAAAAAAGTAGCTGCAAATTACATTATTCCTCTTCATGGTTATGGACGCTTCTGCGGATTTTCAGGTCTCGATAAGGTTGCACAGCATCCTCAAACCACCAGAACTATAATTTTCTTTGAACCTGATCATATTTCTCTACCTCCACCAGCATTTGGTGGATATCCTGGTTTTATTTTCTCTGTTCATGCCTCAGATCAAGAAGCGCACGATTACCATAAATGGCTTGATGATACCTTAAGCATCCTATGGAAAAATCATATTGATCAATAA
- the uvrA gene encoding excinuclease ABC subunit UvrA produces the protein MTHQKYISIRGAREHNLKDIDLDLPRDKLIVITGLSGSGKSSLAFDTIYAEGQRRYVESLSAYARQFLEVMQKPDVDRIDGLSPAISIEQKTTSRNPRSTVGTVTEIHDYMRLLFARIGIPHSPATGRPIESQTVSQMVDQIMSLPEGTRIFIMAPLVRGRKGEYKKELTELLRKGFQRAKVDGKFYEIPDIPPLDKKYKHDIDVVVDRIVVNKDITSRLADSIETCLQLANGLAIAEMADQPLAQKETKKESAHKSKNDTHKRLLFSEKFSCPVSGFSIPEIEPRLFSFNNPFGACPLCDGLGIKKAMDPLKVVPNKNLTLKGGAIAPWAKSDSLYYSQTLEALGKAYDFKLTDQWCELSHEAQQAILYGTKRNEISFIYKNNSGSHKMTQPFEGVIPNMERRWKETDSAWSREEIERYMSSSPCEACHGYRLKPEALAVKIHGMHIGQISDLSILKADDWFANIHQYLTEKQRNIAVRILKEIRERLAFLNHVGLEYLTLSRNSGTLSGGESQRIRLASQIGSGLTGVLYILDEPSIGLHQRDNERLLEMLRHLRDLGNTVIVVEHDEDAILTADHVVDMGPAAGVHGGKVIAQGTPQEIIENQASLTGQYLSGKIAVRLPTERRKISKSKILKVIGAKGNNLKNISANIPLGTFTCITGVSGGGKSTFLIETLFKAASHQIMGSHHSPARYDKIEGLEFLDKVIDINQSPIGRTPRSNPATYTGAFTPIRDWFAELPESKARGYKAGRFSFNVKGGRCEACQGDGVIKIEMHFLPDVYVTCDVCKGKRYNRETLEIKFKGQSIADILDMTIEKAEEFFHSVPAIHNKMETLIKVGLGYIKVGQQATTLSGGEAQRVKLAKELSRKTTGRTLYILDEPTTGLHFHDISKLLEVLHELVEQGNTVIVIEHNLDVIKTADWIIDLGPEGGDRGGEIVAVGRPEDIIKVPASYTGKFLKDVLQRQSLYNSNA, from the coding sequence ATGACTCATCAAAAATATATCTCCATTCGCGGTGCACGTGAGCATAACCTTAAAGATATTGATCTCGATCTGCCTCGCGATAAACTCATTGTTATAACAGGACTTTCTGGATCAGGAAAATCGTCTTTAGCTTTTGATACAATTTACGCTGAAGGACAGCGCCGCTATGTCGAAAGCCTTTCGGCTTATGCACGCCAATTTCTCGAAGTCATGCAAAAACCCGACGTTGATCGCATAGATGGCCTTTCTCCAGCCATCTCCATTGAACAAAAAACCACCAGCCGCAACCCGCGCTCAACAGTTGGTACGGTGACTGAAATCCACGACTATATGCGTCTCCTCTTTGCTCGTATTGGTATCCCTCATTCCCCTGCGACAGGACGGCCCATTGAAAGTCAAACGGTAAGCCAAATGGTTGATCAAATTATGTCCTTACCAGAAGGAACGCGAATTTTTATTATGGCCCCCTTGGTGAGGGGACGAAAGGGAGAATATAAAAAAGAGCTCACAGAACTTTTAAGAAAAGGATTTCAACGCGCTAAAGTCGATGGAAAATTCTATGAAATCCCTGATATTCCACCTCTTGATAAAAAATATAAACATGACATTGATGTCGTGGTAGACCGCATTGTTGTCAATAAAGATATCACCTCTCGCTTGGCTGATAGTATAGAAACTTGTTTACAACTCGCAAATGGACTCGCCATTGCTGAAATGGCTGACCAACCCTTGGCACAAAAAGAAACAAAAAAAGAATCGGCTCATAAGTCAAAAAACGACACACACAAACGGCTTCTTTTTTCAGAAAAGTTTTCCTGCCCTGTATCAGGTTTTTCTATCCCTGAAATTGAACCACGTCTTTTTTCGTTCAATAACCCTTTTGGAGCCTGTCCTCTCTGCGATGGATTGGGAATCAAAAAGGCAATGGATCCATTGAAAGTTGTACCCAATAAAAATCTTACCTTAAAAGGCGGAGCCATTGCACCTTGGGCTAAATCAGATTCACTTTATTATAGCCAAACCTTAGAAGCATTAGGAAAAGCTTACGATTTCAAACTCACAGATCAGTGGTGTGAACTCTCTCATGAAGCACAACAAGCTATTCTCTACGGTACAAAAAGAAATGAAATTTCTTTTATCTACAAAAATAATTCTGGTTCACATAAAATGACTCAACCTTTTGAAGGAGTCATCCCCAATATGGAGAGACGCTGGAAGGAAACCGATTCTGCTTGGTCCCGTGAAGAAATTGAGCGTTATATGTCTTCTTCCCCTTGCGAAGCCTGTCACGGTTATCGTTTAAAACCAGAGGCACTTGCTGTGAAAATCCATGGGATGCATATTGGGCAAATATCAGATCTTTCTATTCTCAAAGCAGATGATTGGTTTGCCAATATTCATCAATATCTCACGGAAAAACAACGTAATATCGCAGTACGTATTTTAAAAGAAATTCGCGAGCGCTTAGCTTTTTTAAATCATGTAGGATTAGAATATCTTACCTTATCTCGCAATTCAGGGACGCTTTCAGGGGGAGAAAGTCAACGCATTCGATTAGCCTCTCAGATTGGTTCTGGTCTTACAGGAGTTCTTTATATTTTAGACGAACCATCTATCGGTTTACACCAACGTGATAATGAACGCCTTTTGGAAATGCTGCGCCATTTACGCGATCTTGGCAATACCGTCATTGTCGTTGAACATGATGAAGATGCTATTCTCACGGCAGACCATGTTGTCGATATGGGCCCTGCTGCAGGCGTTCATGGTGGTAAAGTCATAGCGCAAGGAACACCGCAAGAAATTATAGAAAATCAAGCCTCTCTCACAGGTCAATATCTTTCAGGAAAAATAGCTGTTAGACTGCCGACTGAGCGACGTAAAATATCAAAATCGAAAATCCTTAAAGTCATCGGTGCTAAAGGTAACAACCTTAAAAATATCAGTGCAAATATCCCTCTTGGAACCTTCACGTGCATAACCGGTGTTTCTGGAGGAGGAAAATCAACATTTCTTATTGAAACGCTTTTCAAAGCAGCATCCCATCAGATCATGGGTAGTCATCACAGCCCTGCTCGCTATGATAAAATTGAAGGCTTAGAATTTCTTGATAAAGTCATTGATATCAACCAGTCTCCCATTGGGCGCACCCCACGCTCTAATCCCGCAACCTATACAGGTGCTTTTACACCCATTCGTGATTGGTTTGCCGAACTTCCAGAATCAAAAGCCCGTGGTTATAAAGCGGGGCGTTTTTCATTTAATGTTAAAGGAGGACGCTGCGAAGCCTGCCAAGGTGATGGAGTCATCAAAATTGAAATGCACTTTTTACCGGATGTCTATGTGACTTGTGATGTCTGTAAAGGAAAGCGCTATAATCGAGAAACGTTAGAAATAAAATTCAAAGGGCAATCTATCGCTGATATTTTGGATATGACAATCGAAAAGGCAGAAGAATTTTTCCACTCTGTTCCCGCTATTCATAATAAAATGGAGACCCTCATTAAAGTAGGATTAGGTTACATAAAGGTAGGACAGCAAGCAACCACGCTTTCTGGTGGGGAAGCACAACGTGTCAAACTTGCAAAAGAACTTTCACGCAAAACAACGGGACGTACACTCTATATTTTGGATGAGCCGACAACAGGTTTACACTTTCATGATATTTCCAAGCTTCTTGAAGTGCTCCATGAACTGGTCGAGCAAGGCAACACCGTCATCGTCATTGAACATAACCTTGACGTTATCAAGACAGCCGACTGGATTATTGATTTAGGCCCAGAAGGTGGAGATCGCGGTGGTGAAATCGTTGCAGTTGGACGCCCTGAAGACATTATTAAAGTTCCCGCTTCCTATACGGGAAAATTTCTAAAAGATGTTTTACAGCGCCAATCTCTCTACAATTCAAACGCTTAA
- a CDS encoding autotransporter outer membrane beta-barrel domain-containing protein has product MIIKVSHNRLYSCVFTAAIFSFLFNINIEAHSRPFVSLSCDKNKLPYECSDGAKHTVSDQIYKITAPIQPKSEEGSSLSLPFAIAVQEPNTVIQAMRIEVEGTEDIYGVVVSRGGKIVLSDSAFKNVSIGLKADRGIIEVNRGTIEATRVAAYAEKVGASVTLTDTKIKVEGQGIGQESALFVTADAGIQMKGRFIDVNDAAALYVERGGSATLDNVTITSKRQKAKDRENTNEKIAHTVFNLKQQGSVYLKKTNIVSTDVHVLKVGQDFDTQSAVGRDGNLLISRVNIEDSTIKAIGKKHGMHFEMGGENNAFEQGLVFLKRTVFEVPAGTAIHSHNSRSYIGVTEGSKISGDLLLTAEKGGTVAILADSSSLIGGTCVDDNSIAELYLTKGSKWFLTGRREIDSHAANRTSSFISFVKLSDSFIAFAPPMFHEYQTLYIGKGEKEVYSAQDKADIYLNTYLRRDGLLDNKKTDRLLIHGDVSGKTTVYVQFFVGKQGEIATGENAHSISLIQVSGKAAEDSFQLNRAYIALEGLPYQYYLNGYGPDSSLGQAQTSQRLVEGEGDFWDFRLESKYIQPALGESNLPHSKLKIREVVPQVPTYLLLQNALFHVGLMDIRNQQKQLQATQSISRKLLKVKENFALSIYGYGGSYRYVSDLSLLEYGYDGNVDYNAIETDILFKTIERAYSTISFGIMGTYGQLSLQPCGAEQSQKSPFNKWAFTAYGRVKHNTGFYGDGLLSYGLVKGDVLTHAWGKTATLKANPLSVSLSAGKAFMTGQDDLLFDPQIQLIYQHLQFDKFRDIDGVDVEMKKADQWLMRIGGYLSKTFTAYEKDRIISLNGNIHLAHRFGEKQFVHLKDVFQLGAFGSSLEAGLGINAQFSSKVTLHSNLSYQHKLTKAGFSGVRFSGGLRYHF; this is encoded by the coding sequence ATGATAATCAAGGTATCTCATAATCGCTTGTATTCGTGCGTTTTTACAGCAGCTATTTTTTCTTTTTTATTCAATATAAATATTGAAGCACATTCTCGCCCATTTGTGTCACTGTCATGTGACAAAAACAAATTGCCCTATGAATGCAGTGATGGCGCAAAGCATACAGTTAGTGATCAAATATATAAGATCACGGCACCTATTCAACCAAAGAGTGAGGAGGGGAGTTCTCTATCCTTGCCTTTTGCTATAGCAGTACAGGAGCCCAATACAGTTATTCAGGCAATGCGTATAGAAGTTGAAGGTACTGAAGATATTTATGGTGTTGTTGTATCACGAGGGGGAAAAATTGTCTTGAGCGATTCAGCTTTTAAAAATGTGTCAATAGGTCTTAAAGCTGATCGTGGAATAATTGAGGTCAATCGTGGAACAATTGAAGCTACTCGGGTCGCTGCTTATGCAGAGAAGGTAGGAGCATCTGTTACATTAACGGATACAAAAATTAAAGTGGAAGGTCAGGGGATTGGTCAAGAGAGTGCTCTTTTTGTTACGGCTGATGCGGGTATTCAGATGAAAGGTAGATTTATTGATGTGAATGATGCCGCTGCGCTTTATGTAGAGAGAGGAGGGAGTGCAACTCTAGATAATGTTACCATTACTTCAAAACGTCAAAAAGCAAAAGATAGAGAAAATACAAATGAAAAAATTGCGCATACAGTTTTCAATTTAAAACAGCAAGGCTCTGTTTATTTAAAAAAGACGAATATTGTTTCTACGGATGTTCATGTTTTAAAAGTTGGACAAGATTTTGACACACAATCTGCTGTCGGCAGGGACGGAAATCTTTTAATCTCGCGGGTGAATATTGAAGATTCAACCATTAAGGCAATAGGAAAAAAGCATGGTATGCATTTTGAAATGGGAGGAGAGAATAATGCGTTCGAACAGGGACTTGTTTTTTTGAAAAGGACTGTTTTTGAGGTTCCAGCTGGAACAGCTATTCATAGTCATAACAGTCGGAGTTATATTGGAGTAACAGAAGGGTCAAAAATTTCTGGTGATTTATTGTTAACAGCTGAAAAAGGGGGAACTGTAGCGATTTTGGCTGATTCTTCTTCATTGATAGGGGGGACTTGTGTTGATGATAATTCTATTGCTGAGCTTTATTTGACAAAAGGATCAAAGTGGTTTTTGACAGGAAGAAGAGAAATAGATTCGCACGCTGCAAATCGGACAAGTTCGTTTATTTCATTTGTAAAACTTTCTGATAGTTTTATTGCTTTTGCCCCCCCAATGTTTCACGAGTATCAGACACTTTATATTGGGAAGGGAGAAAAAGAAGTTTATAGTGCGCAAGATAAGGCGGATATTTATCTCAATACCTATCTCAGGCGTGATGGGTTGCTCGATAATAAAAAGACTGATCGACTTTTGATACACGGTGATGTTTCTGGAAAAACGACAGTTTATGTGCAATTTTTTGTAGGAAAACAGGGGGAGATAGCAACGGGTGAAAATGCTCATAGTATTTCACTTATTCAGGTTTCTGGAAAAGCGGCAGAGGATTCTTTTCAGTTAAATCGTGCTTATATTGCCTTAGAGGGTTTGCCTTACCAATATTATCTTAATGGCTATGGTCCAGATTCTTCTCTTGGACAAGCGCAAACTTCTCAAAGATTGGTTGAAGGAGAGGGAGATTTTTGGGATTTTCGCCTTGAAAGTAAGTATATTCAGCCTGCTTTAGGGGAGTCTAATCTTCCTCATTCTAAGTTAAAGATCAGAGAAGTTGTTCCACAAGTTCCGACCTATCTTCTGTTACAAAATGCTTTATTTCATGTTGGACTCATGGATATCCGTAATCAACAAAAGCAATTGCAAGCTACGCAGTCTATTTCTCGTAAGTTATTAAAAGTTAAAGAGAATTTTGCATTATCTATTTACGGTTATGGTGGGAGTTATCGTTATGTCTCAGATTTGTCTCTTCTTGAATATGGGTACGATGGGAATGTTGATTATAACGCTATAGAAACAGATATTTTATTCAAAACAATAGAGAGGGCATATAGTACGATATCTTTTGGGATTATGGGAACCTATGGACAACTTTCCTTACAGCCTTGTGGCGCGGAACAAAGCCAAAAGAGTCCGTTTAATAAATGGGCATTTACGGCATACGGTCGTGTGAAACACAATACGGGTTTTTATGGAGATGGTCTTTTATCTTATGGTTTGGTTAAAGGCGATGTTCTTACTCATGCTTGGGGTAAGACGGCGACATTAAAAGCAAATCCTCTGAGCGTTTCGTTGTCTGCTGGTAAAGCGTTTATGACAGGACAGGATGATCTTCTTTTTGATCCGCAGATTCAGCTGATTTATCAACATCTTCAATTTGATAAGTTTCGTGATATTGATGGAGTTGATGTTGAGATGAAAAAAGCAGATCAATGGTTGATGCGTATTGGAGGGTATTTAAGTAAAACATTTACAGCATATGAAAAGGATCGTATTATTTCTTTAAATGGCAATATTCATCTTGCCCATCGTTTTGGTGAAAAACAATTTGTTCATCTAAAAGATGTTTTCCAGTTAGGGGCTTTTGGTTCTTCTTTAGAAGCAGGTTTGGGGATTAACGCACAATTTTCTTCTAAAGTTACACTTCACAGTAATCTTAGTTATCAGCATAAGCTAACCAAGGCAGGCTTTTCTGGCGTGCGTTTTTCTGGTGGATTACGTTATCATTTTTAA
- a CDS encoding P-II family nitrogen regulator: MKKIEAIIKPFKLDEVKEALQKIGLHGITVTEAKGFGRQKEHTELYRGTKYVVDFLPKVKIEIVVSDEKLEQTVDAIRKAAQTKHIGDGKIFVFSIDDAIRIGTDETGVDAL, from the coding sequence ATGAAAAAAATTGAAGCCATTATAAAACCTTTCAAACTTGATGAAGTAAAAGAAGCGCTTCAAAAAATTGGCCTACATGGTATTACAGTCACAGAAGCGAAAGGTTTTGGTCGTCAAAAGGAACATACAGAACTTTATCGTGGTACAAAATATGTTGTTGACTTTCTCCCTAAAGTAAAGATTGAAATTGTTGTATCCGATGAAAAACTGGAACAAACTGTTGATGCAATACGCAAAGCAGCGCAAACGAAACATATAGGAGATGGAAAAATATTTGTCTTTTCCATTGATGATGCCATTCGTATAGGCACTGACGAAACTGGAGTGGATGCTCTTTAA
- the glnA gene encoding type I glutamate--ammonia ligase encodes MTTASDIIKQIADNEIRFVDLRFTDPRGKLHHITMDIEEISEDTFSDGVMFDGSSIAGWKTINESDMVLMPDPKTAHIDPFFAQSTLVIFCDILDPVSGEFYRRDPRSIAKRAEVYMKSLGIGDTINIGPEAEFFIFDDVRYKTDPYNTGFKLDSSELPSNDDTEYETGNLGHRPRMKGGYLPVPPIDSCQDMRSEMLTALKDMGVQVEKHHHEVAAGQHELGIRFDTLVREADKMQIFKYVVHQIANSYGKTATFMPKPVFGDNGSGMHVHMSIWKDGKPIFAGNEYAGLSETCLFFIGGVIKHAKAINAFTNPSTNSYKRLVPGYEAPVLLAYSARNRSASCRIPMSSSPNSKRVEVRFPDPTANPYLAFAALLMAGLDGIKNKIHPGHAMDKDLYDLPLKERKEIPTVSGSLREALEALDKDRGFLKAGDVFDDDQINSFIQVKMQEVLRYETTPHPVEFDMYYSV; translated from the coding sequence ATGACAACCGCATCAGATATTATCAAACAGATCGCAGACAACGAAATCCGTTTTGTTGATTTACGTTTTACTGATCCACGAGGAAAATTGCATCACATTACAATGGATATCGAAGAAATCAGCGAGGATACCTTTAGTGATGGTGTTATGTTTGATGGTTCTTCAATTGCTGGTTGGAAAACAATTAATGAATCTGACATGGTTTTAATGCCTGATCCCAAAACAGCGCATATTGATCCTTTTTTTGCTCAGTCTACTTTGGTCATATTTTGTGATATCCTTGACCCTGTTTCTGGTGAGTTTTATCGTAGAGATCCTCGTTCTATTGCCAAAAGGGCTGAGGTTTATATGAAATCTTTAGGTATTGGCGATACAATCAATATAGGTCCAGAAGCAGAGTTTTTTATCTTTGATGATGTGCGCTATAAAACAGACCCTTACAATACAGGATTTAAACTCGATTCAAGTGAACTTCCTTCCAATGATGATACAGAATATGAAACAGGCAATCTAGGACATCGCCCACGAATGAAGGGAGGCTATCTTCCTGTCCCACCGATTGATTCCTGCCAAGATATGCGTTCTGAAATGCTCACAGCACTCAAAGATATGGGAGTGCAGGTTGAAAAACACCATCATGAAGTAGCAGCCGGTCAACATGAATTGGGGATTCGTTTTGATACGCTTGTTCGCGAAGCGGATAAGATGCAAATTTTTAAATATGTTGTGCATCAAATAGCAAACAGTTATGGAAAAACAGCAACTTTCATGCCCAAACCGGTGTTTGGTGACAATGGCTCAGGTATGCACGTCCACATGTCTATTTGGAAAGATGGCAAGCCCATTTTTGCGGGAAATGAATATGCCGGACTTTCAGAAACCTGTTTATTCTTTATCGGTGGCGTCATTAAGCATGCAAAAGCAATTAATGCCTTTACCAATCCATCCACAAATTCCTACAAGCGGTTGGTTCCTGGTTATGAAGCTCCTGTCCTTCTTGCCTATTCGGCACGTAATCGTTCTGCTTCTTGCCGTATTCCAATGAGTTCTTCGCCAAATTCAAAACGCGTAGAAGTTCGTTTTCCAGACCCAACAGCAAATCCTTATTTAGCATTTGCAGCCCTCTTAATGGCTGGTCTTGATGGCATCAAAAACAAAATTCACCCTGGACATGCTATGGATAAAGATCTTTATGATCTTCCCTTAAAAGAACGCAAAGAAATCCCTACCGTTTCAGGAAGTCTGCGTGAAGCACTTGAAGCACTCGACAAAGATCGTGGCTTTCTTAAAGCTGGTGATGTTTTTGATGATGATCAGATTAATTCCTTTATTCAAGTAAAGATGCAAGAAGTCTTGCGTTACGAAACAACGCCCCATCCTGTTGAATTTGATATGTATTATTCTGTTTAA
- a CDS encoding ATP-grasp domain-containing protein, translating into MKELALVCQRNAKLPFIFEAAQAANIELVMIYDTAESAPTQRPAAVTSTWQLPVFDNPETALEAFATGVKERNIAGVMPLREEAILWTALAAKKINTPGIEPEVAALTRNKYLMRQAFAKAGLRTPRFFYIDNPEDLSQVLALDYPLVIKPVSG; encoded by the coding sequence ATGAAAGAACTCGCGTTAGTTTGCCAACGCAATGCAAAATTACCGTTTATATTTGAAGCAGCACAAGCAGCTAACATCGAATTAGTCATGATCTATGATACCGCTGAAAGCGCTCCTACTCAACGACCCGCAGCAGTAACTTCAACTTGGCAACTTCCTGTTTTTGATAACCCAGAAACAGCTCTAGAAGCTTTTGCAACAGGCGTAAAAGAACGCAATATTGCTGGGGTTATGCCCCTTCGAGAAGAAGCCATCCTATGGACAGCTTTGGCGGCCAAAAAAATCAATACTCCCGGTATTGAGCCAGAAGTAGCTGCATTAACCAGAAACAAATATCTCATGCGGCAAGCTTTTGCTAAAGCAGGGCTTAGAACACCAAGATTTTTTTATATAGATAATCCAGAAGACCTATCACAAGTACTTGCCTTGGATTATCCGCTCGTTATTAAACCCGTCTCTGGATAG
- a CDS encoding ATP12 family chaperone protein, protein MREILNHFDKPLNKKSSVQNPQNFSCQSHPKRFYKQVKIACEEGGFTILLDERPVKTPAKRHFIVPTEAFATFVAQEFESQKHVVNPVKMPMTRLVNTVIDGIADDMQVVFEDLLRFVACDMIFYRAQTPTELVQKQSEQWDPLLDWAEEKLGARFYLTEGLMHMEQSPEAIQAVSNYLRNVESPYMLAALHMMTTLTGSALIVLAVAAGKIDADHAWSIAHLDEDWMMEQWGTDKEAMAHRAHKKVEFKAAATIVTACL, encoded by the coding sequence ATGCGTGAGATTTTGAATCATTTTGATAAGCCCTTGAATAAAAAGAGTTCTGTTCAGAATCCTCAAAATTTTTCATGCCAATCACACCCCAAACGGTTTTATAAGCAAGTGAAAATTGCTTGTGAAGAGGGCGGTTTTACAATTTTATTGGATGAACGTCCTGTTAAAACGCCTGCAAAGCGCCATTTTATCGTGCCAACGGAAGCATTTGCTACATTTGTTGCACAGGAATTTGAGAGCCAAAAGCACGTTGTTAATCCAGTAAAAATGCCAATGACGCGTCTGGTGAATACTGTTATTGATGGTATAGCTGATGATATGCAGGTTGTTTTTGAAGATTTATTGCGTTTCGTTGCCTGTGATATGATTTTTTATCGTGCACAAACACCTACAGAGCTGGTGCAAAAACAATCTGAACAATGGGATCCTTTATTGGATTGGGCAGAAGAAAAACTGGGTGCACGGTTTTATTTGACAGAAGGGCTGATGCATATGGAACAATCACCAGAAGCCATTCAAGCCGTGAGTAATTATTTACGTAACGTTGAGTCTCCTTATATGCTTGCTGCACTTCACATGATGACGACCTTAACGGGATCTGCTCTTATTGTTCTTGCTGTTGCTGCGGGAAAAATTGATGCGGATCATGCTTGGTCTATTGCTCATTTAGATGAAGATTGGATGATGGAACAATGGGGAACGGATAAAGAGGCAATGGCACACCGTGCTCACAAAAAAGTTGAGTTTAAGGCTGCTGCTACAATTGTCACAGCTTGTTTATAA
- a CDS encoding EamA family transporter, giving the protein MSFLKGRLFLFTFAILALFSISWLLSKNLVSNIPVMHAVGLRLCATAAALWLIAAIREKAVFRSLPLLSMIPCFLILSVLGFSLYFVCSFGALKSLNASDLTMVLATIPGITYILGILTNSLMFSWFKLMGMIIVSVAAIAFNINSAEGGILQPHRNSSCFNSSTFLLCLWLIV; this is encoded by the coding sequence TTGAGTTTCTTAAAAGGACGGTTATTCCTATTTACTTTTGCCATTCTAGCATTGTTTTCCATAAGTTGGTTATTATCTAAAAATTTGGTTAGCAATATACCAGTAATGCATGCGGTTGGACTGAGGTTGTGTGCGACTGCTGCTGCCTTATGGTTGATTGCAGCCATTCGTGAGAAAGCTGTTTTCAGATCCCTACCATTGCTTTCCATGATACCTTGTTTTTTAATTCTATCGGTGTTAGGATTCTCGCTGTACTTTGTATGCAGCTTTGGTGCATTAAAATCACTCAACGCCAGTGATTTAACCATGGTTCTCGCCACTATTCCAGGGATTACCTATATATTGGGGATACTGACGAATAGTCTTATGTTTTCATGGTTCAAGCTTATGGGTATGATCATTGTCAGTGTAGCGGCTATAGCATTCAATATAAACAGTGCAGAGGGGGGGATATTACAGCCTCATAGGAATAGCTCTTGCTTTAACAGCAGCACTTTCTTACTCTGCTTATGGCTTATTGTCTAA